TATCCATGTTTTTTCTCTGAAACTAAAAACTACAACACTTCCAGACTTATTATCACCTGTGTTTTTAGAATAAAAGCAGGTTAATAAATGTCTCTGCATACATGCTGATAAGAAAAAGGGTGCCTTTTATACCTTGAAGCAGTGGGAGGAATCAAAGTCCAGCTGATCTGGGAATTCTGCCAACGTCCCTTTATAGGTCACAGTAGCGTTTGACATTGCTGGACTTTTGGGCAGCTTGAAGAGCCTGTAAGTGCCTGAAGCATAACTGATGTCCCCTACAAAATGAAGAGCTCGCTCAGTTGTGAAATCAGAGTGAATGCTGTCTGAAAACGTGCCTCTTTTTACCTGCTTTTGCTTTGAGCTCACTGTTGTAGACCACAATGTGGCTCGCTGAGACGAGGTGTGGAGAGCTGAAACCCACGCTGTGGGCCAATGAGATTAGATCGGGCCAAAACAGAGAGCCGCCCATCCCCTCACCTAAGTCAGAGGAGACGGGGATTGAAGAGTGAAGTGACGGCAGAGATGGTTGGCTTTGAATTAACTGGATTTAGAagcagtgtttgttttacccCACAGGACTGCATCTTGCTTCATGTGATCAGGGATGATCTTACTGGCAAACATGTCACTGAAGTAAAGCTCACCTCCCTCCTGTATGAAATAAGTGGGTGCACCTTATATTCCTatatttctttgtgtgtgtgtgtgacagcatGTTAACACTTCTTTGTGTTAATTTGCAATTAATCGTCAGGCTAACCTTTAAGACGTTGTAGGCTTGCTGCAGCACTGCTCTTTTATCAGCACACAGACAGATCACACAGTTGGATCTGAAGAGATTACAAAgaagggtaaaaaaaaacttttatcaACCAAattaaagcttcttttttttcggCTGACAGCCAACACAACTACATCATTTAAACCTACATCACAACATCCATGGAGTCACTCTGAATGCCAGCTTCGTTGAGGTTCTCCATGTAGCCCTGGACAAATGTGACGTTGGGCTCCTTATAGCCAAACTTTTCTTGATGATACTGAACATACTGACGAGCTGCGGTGATCTAAAAGAACATGAATTAACTACATCAGGAAGGGGCAGACATGAAAGTGCCATCTGTGCAGAAACCTGTAATTACCAGCTCCTGTGTCATGTCGATCCCAGTCACGTGTCCATTCGGCCCAACCAGTTTACTAAAAGCATAGCAGTCTCTGCCGGAGCCACTGCCGAGGTCCAGGACTCTGCAGCCCTTGAGCTTTGCTGGAAATGGAAGACCACAGCCAAAGAACCTGAAGAGAGCCAATAACACCAGTCATTACAGGAAAGCCTGTTGTCTCTAATCAGGCTGTACAGAATGATCCCATAAGTGGGAATCTCAAAAATCTGATTGTCTGGGTCTATTCCATGTCAGCTGACCAAATGCTTCCAGCCTGAGCAAAAACGAAAAGAtcaggataagcggaagaaaatcgATGGAAAGATGTGGTGTCTGGTAGTAAGATATCAAAGTTTGTGGTTGTGATGGTGTTTGGGCTTACTTTCCCAAAATGAAGTTTGGAAAAATTCATATTTGTGTTTACAGGCACCATCCACGGCCACATTGAGtctatattcttttctttttgtgataCAGAGCTTAAATTCCACAATACGTGTCTCGTGTACTAGGCTAAATTAAGTATGAACTATTACACCAGTCAAATCATTAgttacaaaaataattaaagctgcaagcagcgttataagggccctcgcacccccggcgcgtcgagccacgcccaacacctacatcCAGCACGTcagatctgatgtcacattgatggaatttatgcatttaaccaccagctaacatttcatctcattcaatcatgattatactcgtcccactaggtggcgttctaaccattactgacaaacatacatacataacaaACACTTCCGAGCtcaagtctcatcacgcctgcgacctttgggagagattggacattgtgtttttgagtgacagcagattactgctttttggcgagggattgaaactccacgtgccgccatgaccaccccgtttccctgaacgtaaaaagcttcgcaatttaacatcacaaaggtctgagtcaatatgatgaaatcccttggaggagttcgtcaaagtatgaggcctgaaaagaggggaaaatgtcgccaaatttacacattaattttaaaatggctgacttcctgttggatttgggatattgctccaagagacttttttgtacatcttgatatctcctataagcttcccaggtttcagactcatacatcaaacacagagcaggggctgttgttttgaaattttgtagggggcgctgtggagccattttgcgctattcaaggaaaatgatcacataacaacaaagccttcATGACATTGggggtgtgcgccaaatttcaagactttttaaactttccaagcccctcaaaagccacttcattgttcatggtgaactgcgttgccaccagggtgcgccgttcagtttaaagtcacaattttctcactgaagcatcatgagggactgatggtgatattcaccgcttttgaagtGACCAcaatgaacctgtgaaaatcagtgcaagaaaatataagacatgacatttcctgttcccactaggtggcgctctgcgtattcctgacaatgggcatatcaatctgttcagggcgggtctgacatcatccctgtaaagtctggttctgatcagactggatttcattgagttatactaatttgtttcttcatggcgagacatcaaagttcgccatgctgctggggtcacaccctctcacgaaaactcacagttttcactgtaacccaagaccaactccttaaggctttcctggagaaatttcaggctgcagatgtcacccatcacaatactggaccccaaagtgtaaaacatgacatttcctgttcccactaggtggcgctgtccctggtgtcaaatatggcagttgaaatatgttcaggggtggagccttatcgtatgtgtgctctttggtccaggtcggaacatgtatgacaaaatgagaggcaataatattttcatggcgagtcatcgaaattcgccgtggcgccacggcctcaccgtatcccgaaaactcaaaagctccgcaatttaacatggcccaggtgtgtagttgacactgacaaCTGAAGCTTATGCaatcaaatcccaaggaggagttcacaaaagttcgaggcatggaaatggcaaaattagagccaaaatgtcacgttcacttccaaatggcggacttcctgttgggtttaggacatggccataatagacttttttgtgcgtctcctaaCGTTAGATATGTCTGCCAACtttcatacatgtaggtcatacccatctcgggggctcgcgtttttcatttttctaggtggcgctactgagccaattttcccttgatatttctgaggacattaaaatacgtaaattttcaccagacctgacgcgtgtgcaaaatttcatctggtaagaaaaaaaaaagactttaattGCTTATGTTTCCAAAGCGAGACGGGCATTTCACCTTTTGGTCACCTCAGGGTGAACCTCACTCAGAGCTTCGGTAACGCTTCTGGGCGCTGGTCTGCAGGACGATCCGCAGGAGGCGGCACCTGTCTGCAGATCACCCGAGGATTCCAGTCGCTTGCCGTAGTATTTCTGCACAGCCACATTAACAGCTGTCCTCATACATGTTTATTAAGACAACGTACTGCAAAGTAGACACCGCAAACCTTTCTTTTGCAGATTACATAAAACAACCTGCAAAGAaacttattaaaaacaaaagaaattccACTGGTTATAAATTAATCACGCCCGAGCAACTATTTTGCAATGCTCGAATAACTGtggacaaaatttaaaaaaaatgtccataaaCTGTGAATGAACAGTTTATGGACAACAGCTGAGCGGTGTCTGGGCGACACCCGGGACTAGAGTACCTTCACATTTTCTCGCACGTCCTCACTGGTCGCCATTTCTTCTGAGAAGCTgtcaaaattacaaaaactaAGTTCAAACGGTGTAAAAATCAGAGTGGGATCACATCTGGCCGTTCTTCCGGTGTGGTCTTTTCACAATAAAGgcatcagtgtttgtgtgtcgtGACGGGCTTTTTTGGCGGGGGTGGCGGCAAAGTTTGTTAATGCGTCCTAATAAATGGAGCTGTGTTACGTTTCAAACATCTGTATTCTAGCATGACAACTGAGATCTGATTTAAAGTTAAATTTGAGTAgcagaaaataattaaaactacACTAATTTAGACAATCAAAAGTAAAACGTCTGAGcatcttttaaatacagtgAATTATTGATTTTCACTGCTGATGCTTTACTGTGTAAGCAGCCTTATAGTTTTAACAATGCTACACAGccattgttttatgttttgcatGTAAAATCTccaaatgaagaaagaaaaacccaaaTGCTAAACACACGAGGAAAGGccttatgaatgaatgaatgaatgaatgaagcctttatttgtcacttgcagTTGCCTGCAGTGAAAAATTGAccccttccgaccatacatatATTACACAAACATCCCATATCATTTATCTAATATCTGTTTAGTTGCATCCCACCTTTCAAGGTACTTAATGCCAGCAGATTTATCTTTGGTTAACACAGCAGGCTACACTAGACCTCTGGTGACCCCTAACGGGCAAACAAACGCGTATTCCGTCCTCATAGGACAATTTGTTCCCCTCAAGAAGTGAGAAAGGTGTGATGTGTGCGGGCAGAGTGAAACCTTTTTCATTATATCACGGgagaaagttttaaaaagatgctGTCAAATAGAGACGCATAAAGTGGGAAGTTGAGGGAGAGTAAATATTACACGAATAGTTTGAAACctttgaaaagctaaatgtaCTACTTTATTCACTAATTCTGTAACAGAAAAATAACCTAAACTTATTCATACAAActgtaatgtttttctgttctgcttttgcttttaaaatttttttttaataattatgttgttgttgttgttgttgtttaaaaaaacacgattacttattttcttttttaaattgggGCAAATAATACTGTTAACTTTTATAATTTTTCATACACTTGTTCCACAATCTTGTACTTTTGTGTTCATATTTTGTAAAATCGTTGGACTTTCTGTActttatcctttatttattaATTCCCTCTCTAGTGAATGACTTGGTTATTTATGAAGTTGTTGTGCGCACTcaggccagcagggggcggtgAGCGTCCTGGGTGGTAAAGGAGGAAGCACTCCTTGTAAACACACGTGAACTTCGCAGAGTAAAGCCGTGCACGCCTGGAGAGGAGCGCGGGGACAGTTTCAGCCATTAAAGCTCTGGGGTGATTAACATGTTTGATTTTCGGCGTTACGAAACTTTAATTTGAGAAGAGAAACCTTATTCTCTGCCTGCTTTTTGGGCTTTTGATGTATAATGACACTTGCCGATACGCCTGACAGGTGAATACactctaaaaaataaaacatgggctttttaaaacttaattcatagttttatgttCAATATACTTAAAATTTTTAATCTTATGTgtgtaattaatatttttaaatttgatttaattaattctaaaccgttttaatgttaaataatagtgatattttcaatttattgaacacatttaattaaatccAAAGAGCCCTTTCCACATCCTTTCTGAGCATGCGcagagaatgaaaaaaaaatcttcgcGCATACGCATTCACCTTCTTCATCTACGCCACAGTGTGCTTTGGCCACGTGTCTGGAAAGAGGGATTAATCACGATTCATCCGCTGGAGTTAAGGTAATTTCTTCGTATttttaatagaatataatttaaCTAGTACTTTGTGATAATATATGGCGTATAATTTTCCGGTAAATATATGGGCCGTGTGTGTTCTGTAGGTTTTAGCATTTTGTAGCATTTAGCTAGCATTGGAAACATTCATTTGCATATTCGACATTACTGCACATGTGAATATTGCCCCATCTGCGTTTAAAATTTCATTCGCACTCCGAATAGCGcacttattttatttgttttattgcagtATCAAGTTAGGAGAACGTTACCTATCCACTGCTTGCTTAGCTTcgcctgtgtgagtgtgtcacgCAGGCGATCTCTGAAGGTGACCCCCACTTACCccccaaaataaaatcaagtatACTGGGTGGTTAATGCTCCATTTGTGTCGGTTTGTGCTGTTAAAATTATCGTTTGTATCACTATGGTGTCAAAGTG
The genomic region above belongs to Oreochromis aureus strain Israel breed Guangdong linkage group 14, ZZ_aureus, whole genome shotgun sequence and contains:
- the zgc:153372 gene encoding arsenite methyltransferase isoform X2 gives rise to the protein MRTAVNVAVQKYYGKRLESSGDLQTGAASCGSSCRPAPRSVTEALSEVHPEVTKRFFGCGLPFPAKLKGCRVLDLGSGSGRDCYAFSKLVGPNGHVTGIDMTQELITAARQYVQYHQEKFGYKEPNVTFVQGYMENLNEAGIQSDSMDVVISNCVICLCADKRAVLQQAYNVLKEGGELYFSDMFASKIIPDHMKQDAVLWGEGMGGSLFWPDLISLAHSVGFSSPHLVSASHIVVYNSELKAKAGDISYASGTYRLFKLPKSPAMSNATVTYKGTLAEFPDQLDFDSSHCFKKDVAVQVNGEMAAILQSSRFSSDFKIQMLDKQESKSETTPEYCHLNPFLLADKLGSSVKQCSKTSK
- the zgc:153372 gene encoding arsenite methyltransferase isoform X1, encoding MATSEDVRENVKKYYGKRLESSGDLQTGAASCGSSCRPAPRSVTEALSEVHPEVTKRFFGCGLPFPAKLKGCRVLDLGSGSGRDCYAFSKLVGPNGHVTGIDMTQELITAARQYVQYHQEKFGYKEPNVTFVQGYMENLNEAGIQSDSMDVVISNCVICLCADKRAVLQQAYNVLKEGGELYFSDMFASKIIPDHMKQDAVLWGEGMGGSLFWPDLISLAHSVGFSSPHLVSASHIVVYNSELKAKAGDISYASGTYRLFKLPKSPAMSNATVTYKGTLAEFPDQLDFDSSHCFKKDVAVQVNGEMAAILQSSRFSSDFKIQMLDKQESKSETTPEYCHLNPFLLADKLGSSVKQCSKTSK